Proteins encoded together in one Camarhynchus parvulus chromosome 12, STF_HiC, whole genome shotgun sequence window:
- the GNAT1 gene encoding guanine nucleotide-binding protein G(t) subunit alpha-1: MGAGASAEEKHSRELEKKLKEDAEKDARTVKLLLLGAGESGKSTIVKQMKIIHQDGYSLEECLEFIAIIYSNTLQSMLAIVRAMTTLNIQYGDTARQDDARKLLHLSDTIEEGTMPKEMSEIIGRLWKDSGIQACFDRASEYQLNDSAGYYLSDLERLVTPGYVPTEQDVLRSRVKTTGIIETQFSFKDLNFRMFDVGGQRSERKKWIHCFEGVTCIIFIAALSAYDMVLVEDDEVNRMHESLHLFNSICNHRYFATTSIVLFLNKKDVFLEKIKKAHLSICFPDYDGPNTYDDAGNYIKLQFLELNMRRDVKEIYSHMTCATDTENVKFVFDAVTDIIIKENLKDCGLF, from the exons ATGGGAGCCGGGGCCAGTGCCGAGGAGAAGCATTCCCGAGAGCTGGAGAAGAAGCTCAAGGAAGATGCTGAGAAGGATGCCAGGactgtgaagctgctgctgctgg GAGCAGGGGAGTCGGGGAAGAGCACCATTGTCAAGCAGATGAA GATCATCCACCAGGACGGTTACTCGCTGGAGGAATGCCTGGAGTTCATTGCCATCATTTACAGCAACACGCTCCAGTCCATGCTGGCCATCGTGCGGGCCATGACCACCCTCAACATCCAGTACGGGGACACGGCTCGCCAG GACGATGCCCGTAAGCTGCTGCACCTCTCGGACACCATCGAGGAGGGGACCATGCCTAAGGAGATGTCAGAAATCATCGGGAGGCTCTGGAAGGACTCGGGCATCCAAGCCTGCTTTGACCGCGCCTCCGAGTACCAGCTCAACGACTCTGCGGGCTA CTACCTGTCAGACCTGGAGCGCCTGGTGACCCCCGGCTACGTCCCCACAGAGCAGGACGTGCTGCGTTCCCGCGTCAAGACAACCGGCATCATCGAGACCCAGTTCTCCTTCAAAGACCTCAACTTCAG GATGTTCGATGTGGGCGGACAGCGGTCAGAGAGGAAGAAGTGGATCCACTGCTTTGAGGGCGTGACCTGCATCATCTTCATCGCGGCTCTCAGTGCCTACGACATGGTCCTGGTGGAGGATGATGAAGTG AACCGCATGCACGAGAGCCTGCACCTCTTCAACAGCATCTGCAACCACCGCTACTTCGCCACCACCTCCATCGTCCTCTTCCTCAACAAGAAGGACGTTTTCCTGGAGAAGATCAAGAAGGCCCACCTCAGCATCTGCTTCCCCGACTATGACG GTCCCAACACCTACGACGATGCGGGCAACTACATCAAGCTGCAGTTCCTGGAGCTGAACATGCGGCGGGACGTGAAGGAGATCTACTCCCACATGACCTGCGCCACCGATACCGAGAACGTCAAGTTCGTCTTTGACGCCGTCACTGACATCATCATCAAGGAGAACCTCAAGGACTGCGGGCTGTTCTGA